A portion of the Fusobacterium nucleatum genome contains these proteins:
- a CDS encoding THUMP domain-containing class I SAM-dependent RNA methyltransferase: MIFIASTTMGLESIVKDECLALGFKNIKVFDGRVEFEGDFKDLIKANIYLRCSDRVFIKMAEFKALTYEELFQNIKSINWQDFIDEDGEFPISWVSSVKSKLYSKSDIQRISKKAIVEKLKEKYKREIFLENSALYSIKIQSHKDIFIVMLDSSGESLTKRGYRAQKRVAPIKETLAAALVYLSKWKADEVLLDPMCGTGTIAIEAAMIARNIAPGANRNFAAEKWSIIEKNLWTDIRDEAFSNEDLSKELKIYASDIDERSIEIAKENSEKAGVEDDIIFEVKDFKNIESPAKYGVMIVNPPYGERLMGEEDIEELYRDFGNFCKKKLAKWSYYIITSYEDFEKAFDKKATKNRKLYNGGIKCYYYQYFGDRKNGYKN, from the coding sequence ATGATATTTATTGCATCTACAACTATGGGCTTAGAAAGTATTGTTAAAGATGAATGCCTTGCTTTAGGTTTTAAAAATATAAAAGTTTTTGATGGTAGAGTAGAATTTGAAGGAGATTTTAAAGATTTAATTAAGGCTAATATATATTTAAGATGTTCTGATAGAGTGTTTATTAAAATGGCAGAATTTAAGGCTTTAACTTATGAAGAATTATTTCAAAATATAAAGTCTATAAATTGGCAAGATTTTATAGATGAAGATGGGGAATTTCCTATTTCTTGGGTAAGCTCTGTAAAGTCTAAGTTATACTCAAAATCTGATATACAAAGGATTAGTAAAAAAGCTATTGTTGAAAAGTTAAAAGAAAAATATAAAAGAGAAATCTTCTTAGAAAACAGTGCTTTGTACTCTATAAAAATTCAATCCCATAAAGATATATTTATTGTTATGTTAGATAGCTCAGGAGAATCTTTAACTAAAAGAGGATACAGAGCTCAAAAAAGAGTTGCTCCTATTAAAGAAACTTTGGCAGCTGCACTTGTCTATTTATCAAAATGGAAAGCTGATGAAGTTTTGCTTGATCCAATGTGTGGAACAGGTACTATTGCAATAGAAGCAGCTATGATAGCTAGAAACATTGCTCCTGGAGCAAATAGAAATTTTGCAGCTGAAAAATGGTCTATTATTGAAAAAAATCTTTGGACTGATATAAGAGATGAAGCCTTTTCAAATGAAGATTTATCAAAAGAATTAAAGATTTATGCCTCAGATATAGATGAAAGAAGTATAGAAATTGCAAAAGAAAACTCTGAGAAAGCTGGAGTTGAAGATGATATAATTTTTGAAGTTAAAGATTTTAAAAATATTGAAAGTCCTGCTAAATATGGAGTTATGATAGTAAATCCTCCTTATGGTGAAAGACTTATGGGAGAAGAAGATATTGAAGAATTATATAGAGACTTTGGAAATTTTTGTAAAAAGAAATTAGCTAAATGGTCTTATTATATAATTACTTCTTATGAAGATTTTGAAAAAGCTTTTGATAAAAAAGCAACTAAAAATCGTAAATTATATAATGGTGGTATAAAGTGTTACTACTATCAATATTTTGGAGATAGAAAAAATGGATATAAAAATTAA
- a CDS encoding AI-2E family transporter, with amino-acid sequence MNLKSTLKIIGIILIFVILQSYFINPDNLVNIMDKWKDYFMTIIMSIFIAILLEPIVKYLKKKSKINDILAISLSIVFIIVIFIILSLIVIPEIISSIKTLNDIYPTISEKVIITGKNIANYLAKKNIYTINMDEIDNYFTNFVSNNTTNITKLISSILGSLIDWTIGFTNLFLAFVLAFLILLDKKHLIKTLENMIKIIFGVKNTPYIMKKLSLSKDIFLGYVSGKIIVSTIVGLCVYIVLLITGTPYAALSAILLGIGNMIPYVGSIIGGIIAFFLILLVAPIKTIILLVAITISQLVDGFIVGPKIIGNKVGLNTFWIIVSMIIFGNLFGIVGMFLGAPIMSILKLFYVDLLKKAEQGGE; translated from the coding sequence ATGAATTTAAAAAGCACATTAAAAATTATTGGAATAATATTAATTTTTGTGATATTACAGTCATATTTTATAAATCCAGACAATCTTGTAAATATAATGGATAAATGGAAAGATTATTTTATGACAATTATAATGTCAATATTTATAGCTATTCTTTTAGAGCCAATAGTTAAATATTTAAAGAAAAAAAGTAAAATAAATGATATATTGGCAATAAGTTTATCAATAGTTTTTATAATAGTTATATTTATTATTTTATCATTGATAGTAATTCCAGAAATAATTTCATCAATAAAAACATTAAATGATATTTATCCTACAATTTCAGAAAAAGTGATAATAACAGGGAAAAATATAGCAAACTATTTAGCAAAAAAAAATATTTATACCATAAATATGGATGAAATAGATAATTATTTTACTAATTTTGTAAGTAATAATACTACAAATATAACAAAATTGATTTCTTCAATTTTAGGTAGTTTGATTGATTGGACAATAGGATTTACCAACTTATTTTTAGCTTTTGTATTAGCATTTTTAATTTTATTAGATAAAAAACATCTTATAAAAACACTAGAAAATATGATAAAAATAATATTTGGAGTAAAAAATACTCCTTATATCATGAAAAAATTAAGTTTATCTAAGGATATATTTTTAGGATATGTTTCTGGAAAAATAATAGTATCTACAATAGTTGGATTGTGTGTTTATATAGTCTTACTTATAACAGGAACTCCTTATGCTGCTTTAAGTGCAATCCTATTAGGCATAGGAAATATGATACCTTATGTAGGTTCAATTATTGGAGGAATAATAGCATTTTTCTTAATTTTATTAGTAGCTCCAATAAAAACTATTATACTATTAGTAGCAATAACAATATCTCAATTAGTTGATGGTTTTATAGTTGGTCCTAAGATAATAGGAAATAAAGTTGGATTAAATACATTTTGGATAATAGTTTCTATGATAATTTTTGGAAACTTATTTGGAATAGTTGGAATGTTTTTAGGAGCTCCAATAATGTCTATACTAAAATTATTTTATGTTGATTTATTAAAAAAAGCTGAGCAAGGGGGAGAATAA
- a CDS encoding NusG domain II-containing protein, which yields MKKTKYFKIGDLVIYVFLIIFFSILILKIGSFKDVKGAKAEIWVDGELKYVYPLQKEEKNIFVETNLGGCNVQFKDNMVRVTTSNSPLKIAVKQGFIKSPGEVIIGIPDRLVVKVVGDSEDDSGIDFVAR from the coding sequence ATGAAAAAAACTAAATACTTTAAAATAGGGGATTTAGTTATTTATGTCTTCTTAATAATTTTTTTCTCTATACTTATTTTAAAAATAGGTAGCTTTAAAGATGTTAAAGGAGCTAAGGCAGAAATATGGGTTGATGGAGAATTAAAATATGTCTACCCTTTACAAAAAGAAGAAAAAAATATCTTTGTTGAAACTAATTTAGGTGGTTGTAATGTACAATTTAAAGATAATATGGTAAGGGTAACAACTTCCAATTCTCCACTTAAAATAGCTGTAAAACAGGGCTTTATAAAATCTCCTGGTGAGGTTATAATTGGTATTCCAGACAGACTTGTAGTAAAAGTTGTTGGAGATTCTGAAGATGATTCAGGTATAGATTTTGTAGCAAGGTAA
- a CDS encoding phosphatidylserine decarboxylase, with protein MNFEKIQYIERKTGEIKTEKVMGEGALKFLYYNPFGKLALHAVVKRKFLSDWYGRKMSKPESKEKIKSFVEEMEIDMSEYKRPIEDYASFNDFFYRELKDGARKIDYNENVIVSPADGKILAYQNIKEVDKFFVKGSKFTLEEFFNDKELAKKYEDGTFVIVRLAPADYHRFHFPVDGEISEIKKILGYYYSVSTHAIKTNFRIFCENKREYAILKTEKFGDIAMFDIGATMVGGIVQTYKTNSSVKKGEEKGYFLFGGSTCILVFEKNKVVIDKDIIENTQNKIETRIYMGEKFGNEKN; from the coding sequence ATGAATTTTGAAAAAATACAATATATAGAAAGAAAAACTGGTGAAATAAAAACTGAAAAGGTAATGGGAGAAGGAGCATTAAAATTTTTATATTATAATCCCTTTGGAAAATTAGCTTTACACGCAGTAGTAAAAAGAAAATTTCTATCTGATTGGTATGGAAGAAAAATGTCTAAACCTGAGTCAAAAGAAAAGATAAAATCTTTTGTGGAAGAAATGGAAATAGATATGAGTGAATACAAAAGACCAATAGAGGATTATGCAAGTTTTAATGACTTCTTTTATCGTGAGTTAAAAGATGGAGCTAGAAAGATAGACTACAATGAAAATGTAATTGTTTCTCCAGCCGATGGAAAGATTTTAGCTTATCAAAATATAAAGGAAGTTGATAAATTCTTTGTAAAAGGTTCTAAGTTTACCTTAGAAGAGTTCTTTAATGATAAAGAATTGGCAAAAAAATATGAAGATGGAACCTTTGTAATAGTAAGACTGGCACCTGCTGATTATCATAGATTTCATTTCCCAGTAGATGGAGAAATTTCAGAAATTAAAAAGATTTTAGGTTATTATTATTCTGTGTCAACTCATGCTATAAAAACAAATTTTAGAATTTTTTGTGAAAATAAAAGAGAATATGCTATATTAAAAACAGAAAAATTTGGAGATATTGCAATGTTTGATATTGGAGCCACTATGGTTGGTGGAATAGTTCAAACATATAAGACTAATTCTTCTGTAAAAAAAGGAGAAGAAAAAGGGTATTTCCTATTTGGAGGTTCAACTTGTATCTTAGTTTTTGAAAAAAACAAGGTTGTTATAGATAAGGATATAATAGAAAATACTCAGAATAAAATAGAAACAAGAATTTATATGGGAGAAAAATTTGGAAATGAAAAAAACTAA
- a CDS encoding nicotinate phosphoribosyltransferase, whose amino-acid sequence MNNDFILTEFARVINSDRYQYTESDIFLMENMQNKVAVFDMFFRKTEDGGFAVVSGVQEVIHLIEVLNTTSEEEKKKYFSKILEEEHLINFLSKMKFTGDLYAIQDGEIVYPNEPVITIKAPLIQAKILETPILNIMNMNMAISTKASMVTRAAEPIKVLAFGSRRAHGFDSAVEGNKAAIIGGCYGHSNLVTEYKYGIPSNGTMSHSYIQAFGVGAEAEKEAFVTFIKHRRQRKNNSLILLVDTYDTIHIGIENAIKAFKECGINDSYEGVYGVRLDSGDLAYQSKKCRKRFDEEGFTKAKITLTNSLDEQLIRSLREQGACVDMYGVGDAIAVSKSYPCFGGVYKIVELDEEPLIKISGDVIKISNPGFKEVYRIFDKEGFAYADLISLVKNDSDKEKLLNNDELMIRDEKYEFKNSILKKDEYTYKKLTKIYIKDGIIDRTSYEDLFDITKSQKHYFDSLAKISPERKRLENPHSYKVDLSSDLINLKYSLINKIKNV is encoded by the coding sequence ATGAATAATGATTTTATTTTAACAGAATTTGCAAGAGTTATCAACTCAGATAGATATCAATATACAGAAAGTGATATTTTCCTTATGGAAAATATGCAAAATAAAGTTGCTGTCTTTGATATGTTCTTTAGAAAAACAGAAGATGGTGGTTTTGCAGTTGTATCAGGAGTACAAGAAGTTATACATCTTATAGAAGTTTTAAATACTACATCAGAGGAAGAAAAAAAGAAATACTTTTCAAAAATTTTAGAAGAAGAACATCTTATAAATTTCCTATCTAAAATGAAGTTTACAGGAGATTTATATGCAATACAAGATGGAGAAATTGTTTATCCAAATGAACCTGTGATAACTATAAAAGCACCTTTGATACAAGCCAAAATCTTGGAAACGCCTATTTTAAATATAATGAATATGAATATGGCAATCTCAACAAAAGCTTCTATGGTTACAAGAGCAGCAGAACCAATAAAAGTTTTAGCTTTTGGAAGTAGAAGAGCACATGGTTTTGATAGTGCTGTTGAAGGGAATAAAGCAGCTATAATTGGTGGTTGTTATGGTCATTCAAATTTAGTTACTGAATATAAATATGGAATACCATCTAATGGAACTATGTCTCATTCATATATTCAAGCTTTTGGTGTTGGAGCAGAAGCAGAAAAAGAAGCTTTTGTTACTTTTATAAAACATAGAAGACAAAGAAAAAATAATTCTTTAATTCTTTTAGTTGATACTTATGATACTATTCATATTGGAATTGAAAATGCAATAAAAGCATTTAAAGAATGTGGTATAAATGATAGTTATGAAGGTGTTTATGGAGTAAGACTTGATTCAGGAGACTTAGCTTATCAATCTAAAAAATGTCGTAAAAGATTTGATGAAGAAGGATTTACAAAGGCAAAAATAACTTTGACAAATTCCTTAGATGAACAACTAATAAGATCACTTCGTGAACAAGGAGCTTGTGTAGATATGTATGGTGTTGGAGATGCCATAGCAGTAAGCAAGTCTTATCCTTGTTTTGGCGGGGTATATAAGATAGTTGAACTTGACGAAGAACCTCTAATAAAAATTTCAGGAGATGTTATAAAAATCTCAAATCCTGGATTTAAAGAAGTATATAGAATCTTTGATAAAGAAGGTTTTGCTTATGCTGACTTAATAAGCCTCGTTAAAAATGATAGTGATAAGGAAAAATTATTAAATAATGATGAGCTTATGATAAGAGATGAAAAATATGAGTTTAAAAATAGTATATTAAAAAAAGATGAATATACTTATAAAAAACTTACAAAAATTTATATTAAAGACGGTATTATTGATAGAACTTCATATGAAGATTTATTTGATATAACGAAATCTCAAAAACATTATTTTGATTCCCTAGCTAAGATTTCACCAGAAAGAAAAAGATTAGAAAATCCTCATAGTTATAAGGTGGACTTATCTTCTGATTTAATAAATTTAAAATATAGCTTAATAAATAAAATTAAAAATGTCTAA
- the dtd gene encoding D-aminoacyl-tRNA deacylase — protein MRTVIQRVKYAKVSVDGKILGEINKGLLVLLGITHEDSIKEVKWLVNKTKNLRIFEDEEEKMNLSLEDVKGKALIISQFTLYGNSIKGNRPSFIDAAKPDLAKDLYLKFIEELKSFDIETQEGEFGADMKVELLNDGPVTIIIDTKDANIK, from the coding sequence ATGAGAACAGTTATACAAAGAGTAAAATATGCAAAAGTAAGTGTTGATGGAAAAATCTTAGGAGAAATCAATAAAGGGCTTCTAGTTCTTTTAGGAATTACACACGAAGATAGCATCAAAGAAGTTAAATGGCTTGTTAATAAGACTAAAAATTTAAGAATTTTTGAAGATGAAGAAGAAAAAATGAATTTATCATTAGAAGATGTAAAAGGAAAAGCTTTAATAATTTCTCAATTTACTCTTTATGGGAATTCAATAAAAGGAAATAGACCCTCTTTTATTGATGCTGCAAAACCAGATTTAGCAAAAGATTTGTATTTAAAATTTATAGAAGAGTTAAAATCTTTTGATATAGAAACACAAGAGGGAGAATTTGGTGCAGATATGAAAGTAGAGCTTTTGAATGATGGACCAGTGACAATTATTATTGATACAAAAGATGCAAATATAAAATAA
- a CDS encoding magnesium transporter, which produces MEKVYKSRVYRVIFNFLCGAVLSIFVFFIAHIWLSSLTSIIIATVIFLFYIWLVIWGNFITIIVNDKELIVKNGKKEDKYEFSKYYFRARTVSSSGDTECSLYAIDENGNETHIDCELIGIGQFRQLINDLKLDVGVNKINTIKKDK; this is translated from the coding sequence TTGGAAAAAGTCTATAAAAGTAGAGTGTATAGAGTAATTTTTAATTTTTTATGTGGTGCAGTTCTTTCAATTTTTGTTTTTTTTATTGCACATATCTGGTTAAGTTCACTAACTTCAATAATCATAGCTACTGTAATTTTCTTGTTCTATATATGGTTAGTAATCTGGGGAAATTTTATTACTATAATTGTTAATGATAAAGAACTTATTGTTAAAAATGGAAAAAAAGAAGATAAATATGAATTTAGTAAATATTATTTTCGTGCAAGGACTGTTTCTTCCAGTGGTGACACAGAGTGCAGTTTATATGCTATTGATGAGAATGGAAATGAAACTCATATAGATTGTGAATTGATTGGTATTGGTCAGTTTAGACAGCTAATAAATGATTTAAAATTAGATGTTGGTGTTAATAAAATAAATACAATAAAAAAAGACAAATAA